From a region of the Sebastes umbrosus isolate fSebUmb1 chromosome 10, fSebUmb1.pri, whole genome shotgun sequence genome:
- the mea1 gene encoding male-enhanced antigen 1: MEVGSSAMGPERVLPNSEDELGEEERPADGNLLPVWSGSEGGGEDEEGGEMELDGEEEEGEEVNSGGYYYQPLNQEPDGMNNGEQPGGEEQPEEDDASHGEQLQQVQNRIQVMGLHLPEAPPPDSEEEEEDPEGAAALRSRVSIPMDEDHVELVKRTMAAVALPSLGVPSWAREISDDQWKDMVQNTLESRQSTAALRLPRRNNINGP, encoded by the exons atgGAAGTGGGGAGCTCAGCGATGGGACCAGAGAGAGTCTTACCGAACTCTGAGGACGAGCTGGGGGAGGAGGAGCGTCCGGCCGACGGAAACCTGCTGCCGGTGTGGAGTGGGAGTGAGGGAGGGGGTGAAGatgaggaggggggagagatgGAGCTGgacggagaggaagaggaaggggaggaggtgaACAGTGGAGGATATTACTACCAGCCTCTGAACCAGGAACCTGATGGGATGAACAACGGCGAGCAGCCGGGTGGGGAAGAGCAACCGGAGGAGGACGACGCCTCCCACGGcgagcagctgcagcaggtgCAGAACAGGATACAG GTGATGGGTCTGCACCTCCCTGAAGCCCCGCCTCCagacagtgaagaagaagaggaagacccTGAGGGGGCGGCGGCCCTGAGGAGCCGAGTCTCCATCCCCATGGACGAAG ACCACGTGGAGCTGGTGAAGAGGACGATGGCGGCCGTGGCGTTGCCGTCTCTCGGCGTGCCGTCGTGGGCCAGAGAGATCTCAGACGACCAGTGGAAGGACATGGTCCAGAACACACTGGAGAGCCGGCAGAGCACCGCCGCCCTGCGTCTGCCTCGCAGAAACAACATCAACGGACCCTGA